From a region of the Aeoliella mucimassa genome:
- a CDS encoding GTP-binding protein produces the protein MLKARYTMIGGFLGAGKTTAILAIAKRLTDQGLRVGLISNDQSVGLVDTTMFGAQGLATEEISGGCFCCKFDSLVQASERLTADASPNVFLAEPVGSCTDLQATVGYPLRKLYGEHFNVSPLSVLVDPIRAQRILGLLEGKSFSPKVSYIYCKQLEEADLIVINKCDLLEESDLDELQRELEQRFPQSEVLRISARHGDGLDQWMDRMEQEGPATRKIMDVDYDIYAEGEALLGWVNVSATLTGDDLDGNALLHELLTSINQQLNEQSIEVAHLKATLAPSEGLDLAVANVVRQASEVELAYELNAPIAAGQLLVNLRAEGDPQDLKSIVEDELQKVSSKFSANSEIRHAEAFRPAPPQPTHRVTCAD, from the coding sequence ATGCTAAAAGCCCGCTATACAATGATCGGCGGATTCTTGGGTGCCGGCAAAACCACTGCCATCCTGGCGATCGCAAAACGTCTTACTGACCAAGGTTTACGCGTAGGACTCATTTCCAATGATCAAAGCGTAGGTCTCGTCGATACGACGATGTTTGGTGCGCAAGGATTGGCCACCGAGGAAATAAGCGGTGGGTGCTTCTGCTGCAAGTTTGATTCGTTGGTGCAGGCATCCGAACGTCTGACGGCCGACGCCAGCCCCAATGTGTTTCTCGCCGAACCAGTGGGCAGCTGCACCGACTTGCAAGCCACGGTTGGCTACCCACTTCGCAAGCTCTATGGAGAACACTTTAACGTTTCGCCGCTGAGTGTATTGGTCGATCCGATACGTGCCCAGCGCATTCTCGGCTTGCTCGAAGGCAAGTCGTTCTCGCCAAAAGTATCGTACATCTATTGCAAGCAACTCGAAGAAGCCGATTTGATAGTGATCAACAAGTGCGATCTGCTAGAAGAATCAGATCTAGATGAATTGCAGCGTGAACTCGAGCAGCGATTTCCGCAGTCCGAAGTCTTACGCATCTCGGCGCGACATGGCGATGGATTGGACCAGTGGATGGACCGCATGGAGCAGGAAGGCCCTGCAACGCGAAAGATCATGGATGTCGACTACGATATCTATGCCGAAGGGGAAGCCTTGCTTGGTTGGGTAAACGTTTCAGCGACCCTCACCGGTGACGATCTCGATGGAAATGCGTTGTTGCATGAGCTACTCACGTCGATCAACCAACAGCTTAACGAGCAATCGATCGAAGTAGCCCACCTGAAGGCCACGCTCGCCCCCTCAGAAGGGCTGGATCTGGCAGTGGCGAACGTGGTGCGACAAGCCTCGGAGGTGGAATTGGCCTACGAATTGAACGCTCCCATTGCGGCCGGCCAGCTGCTGGTGAATCTGCGGGCTGAGGGAGACCCGCAGGATCTTAAGTCGATCGTGGAGGACGAGCTGCAAAAAGTGTCCAGCAAGTTTTCGGCAAACTCGGAAATCCGCCATG